A single Cyclopterus lumpus isolate fCycLum1 chromosome 3, fCycLum1.pri, whole genome shotgun sequence DNA region contains:
- the hsd17b12b gene encoding very-long-chain 3-oxoacyl-CoA reductase-B isoform X2, with protein MWSSGEAVFGAAETPLLWLGALTAAWLTVCTAYRLLSGIRVWVLGNGRLVSPTELGKWAVVTGATDGIGKAYAEELARRGFAIVLISRSQEKLDDVSKAISSKCGVETKTIAADFSGVDIYSKIEDGLAGLEIGVLVNNVGISYSYPEFFLNVPNLDTFIDTMVNINVTSVCQMTRLVLPRMVERKRGAILNISSASGMYPVPLLTVYSASKAFVDFFSRGLQAEYKSKGVIVQSVLPFFVVTKLSKIRRATLDKPSPERYVSAELNTVGLQTQTNGYLPHAVMGWVTTALLPARLLNSHVMGVGLSQRARYLKKQKQG; from the exons ATGTGGTCCAGCGGAGAAGCGGTGTTCGGGGCCGCGGAGACGCCGCTGCTCTGGCTCGGCGCTCTGACCGCGGCCTGGCTGACCGTGTGCACCGCGTACCGGCTGCTGTCCGGGATCCGGGTGTGGGTGCTGGGCAACGGACGGCTCGTGTCACCCACGGAACTGGGGAAATGGGCAG TTGTGACCGGAGCCACAGACGGGATCGGGAAAGCTTACGCGGAGGAG CTCGCCCGCAGAGGCTTCGCCATCGTGCTGATCAGCCGCTCTCAGGAGAAGCTGGATGACGTATCAAAGGCGATCT cgAGCAAATGCGGCGTGGAGACCAAAACGATCGCGGCGGACTTCAGCGGCGTCGACATCTACTCGAAGATCGAAGACGGGCTGGCAGGACTGGAGATCGGAGTGTTGG TGAACAACGTTGGGATATCGTATTCGTACCCCGAGTTCTTCCTCAACGTCCCCAATCTCGACACG TTCATCGACACCATGGTCAACATCAACGTGACGTCCGTGTGCCAG ATGACGCGTCTCGTTTTACCTCGAATGGTGGAAag GAAGAGGGGGGCCATCCTCAACATCTCGTCTGCCAGCGGGATGTACCCCGTTCCCCTCCTCACCGTCTACTCCGCCTCCAAG GCATTTGTGGACTTCTTTTCCCGAGGACTGCAAGCCGAATACAAAAGCAAAGGCGTCATCGTCCAG AGCGTTCTGCCGTTTTTCGTCGTGACCAAGCTGAGTAAGATCCGCCGCGCCACGCTGGACAAGCCGAGTCCGGAGCGCTACGTGTCAGCCGAGCTCAACACGGTGGGCTTACAGACCCAGACCAACGGCTACCTTCCCCACGCCGTCATG GGCTGGGTGACCACGGCGCTGCTGCCCGCCAGGCTCCTCAACAGCCACGTGATGGGGGTGGGGTTGTCCCAGCGCGCTCGTTACCTTAAGAAGCAGAAGCAGGGTTAG
- the hsd17b12b gene encoding very-long-chain 3-oxoacyl-CoA reductase-B isoform X3, whose translation MWSSGEAVFGAAETPLLWLGALTAAWLTVCTAYRLLSGIRVWVLGNGRLVSPTELGKWAVVTGATDGIGKAYAEELARRGFAIVLISRSQEKLDDVSKAISSKCGVETKTIAADFSGVDIYSKIEDGLAGLEIGVLVNNVGISYSYPEFFLNVPNLDTFIDTMVNINVTSVCQMTRLVLPRMVERKRGAILNISSASGMYPVPLLTVYSASKAFVDFFSRGLQAEYKSKGVIVQSVLPFFVVTKLSKIRRATLDKPSPERYVSAELNTVGLQTQTNGYLPHAVMVSLGLGDHGAAARQAPQQPRDGGGVVPARSLP comes from the exons ATGTGGTCCAGCGGAGAAGCGGTGTTCGGGGCCGCGGAGACGCCGCTGCTCTGGCTCGGCGCTCTGACCGCGGCCTGGCTGACCGTGTGCACCGCGTACCGGCTGCTGTCCGGGATCCGGGTGTGGGTGCTGGGCAACGGACGGCTCGTGTCACCCACGGAACTGGGGAAATGGGCAG TTGTGACCGGAGCCACAGACGGGATCGGGAAAGCTTACGCGGAGGAG CTCGCCCGCAGAGGCTTCGCCATCGTGCTGATCAGCCGCTCTCAGGAGAAGCTGGATGACGTATCAAAGGCGATCT cgAGCAAATGCGGCGTGGAGACCAAAACGATCGCGGCGGACTTCAGCGGCGTCGACATCTACTCGAAGATCGAAGACGGGCTGGCAGGACTGGAGATCGGAGTGTTGG TGAACAACGTTGGGATATCGTATTCGTACCCCGAGTTCTTCCTCAACGTCCCCAATCTCGACACG TTCATCGACACCATGGTCAACATCAACGTGACGTCCGTGTGCCAG ATGACGCGTCTCGTTTTACCTCGAATGGTGGAAag GAAGAGGGGGGCCATCCTCAACATCTCGTCTGCCAGCGGGATGTACCCCGTTCCCCTCCTCACCGTCTACTCCGCCTCCAAG GCATTTGTGGACTTCTTTTCCCGAGGACTGCAAGCCGAATACAAAAGCAAAGGCGTCATCGTCCAG AGCGTTCTGCCGTTTTTCGTCGTGACCAAGCTGAGTAAGATCCGCCGCGCCACGCTGGACAAGCCGAGTCCGGAGCGCTACGTGTCAGCCGAGCTCAACACGGTGGGCTTACAGACCCAGACCAACGGCTACCTTCCCCACGCCGTCATGGTAAGTCTCG GGCTGGGTGACCACGGCGCTGCTGCCCGCCAGGCTCCTCAACAGCCACGTGATGGGGGTGGGGTTGTCCCAGCGCGCTCGTTACCTTAA
- the hsd17b12b gene encoding very-long-chain 3-oxoacyl-CoA reductase-B isoform X4: MWSSGEAVFGAAETPLLWLGALTAAWLTVCTAYRLLSGIRVWVLGNGRLVSPTELGKWAVVTGATDGIGKAYAEELARRGFAIVLISRSQEKLDDVSKAISSKCGVETKTIAADFSGVDIYSKIEDGLAGLEIGVLVNNVGISYSYPEFFLNVPNLDTFIDTMVNINVTSVCQMTRLVLPRMVERKRGAILNISSASGMYPVPLLTVYSASKAFVDFFSRGLQAEYKSKGVIVQSVLPFFVVTKLSKIRRATLDKPSPERYVSAELNTVGLQTQTNGYLPHAVMVSLVTAWPSSQL, from the exons ATGTGGTCCAGCGGAGAAGCGGTGTTCGGGGCCGCGGAGACGCCGCTGCTCTGGCTCGGCGCTCTGACCGCGGCCTGGCTGACCGTGTGCACCGCGTACCGGCTGCTGTCCGGGATCCGGGTGTGGGTGCTGGGCAACGGACGGCTCGTGTCACCCACGGAACTGGGGAAATGGGCAG TTGTGACCGGAGCCACAGACGGGATCGGGAAAGCTTACGCGGAGGAG CTCGCCCGCAGAGGCTTCGCCATCGTGCTGATCAGCCGCTCTCAGGAGAAGCTGGATGACGTATCAAAGGCGATCT cgAGCAAATGCGGCGTGGAGACCAAAACGATCGCGGCGGACTTCAGCGGCGTCGACATCTACTCGAAGATCGAAGACGGGCTGGCAGGACTGGAGATCGGAGTGTTGG TGAACAACGTTGGGATATCGTATTCGTACCCCGAGTTCTTCCTCAACGTCCCCAATCTCGACACG TTCATCGACACCATGGTCAACATCAACGTGACGTCCGTGTGCCAG ATGACGCGTCTCGTTTTACCTCGAATGGTGGAAag GAAGAGGGGGGCCATCCTCAACATCTCGTCTGCCAGCGGGATGTACCCCGTTCCCCTCCTCACCGTCTACTCCGCCTCCAAG GCATTTGTGGACTTCTTTTCCCGAGGACTGCAAGCCGAATACAAAAGCAAAGGCGTCATCGTCCAG AGCGTTCTGCCGTTTTTCGTCGTGACCAAGCTGAGTAAGATCCGCCGCGCCACGCTGGACAAGCCGAGTCCGGAGCGCTACGTGTCAGCCGAGCTCAACACGGTGGGCTTACAGACCCAGACCAACGGCTACCTTCCCCACGCCGTCATGGTAAGTCTCG TTACAGCTTGGCCCAGCTCCCAGTTATAA
- the hsd17b12b gene encoding very-long-chain 3-oxoacyl-CoA reductase-B isoform X1, which translates to MWSSGEAVFGAAETPLLWLGALTAAWLTVCTAYRLLSGIRVWVLGNGRLVSPTELGKWAVVTGATDGIGKAYAEELARRGFAIVLISRSQEKLDDVSKAISSKCGVETKTIAADFSGVDIYSKIEDGLAGLEIGVLVNNVGISYSYPEFFLNVPNLDTFIDTMVNINVTSVCQMTRLVLPRMVERKRGAILNISSASGMYPVPLLTVYSASKAFVDFFSRGLQAEYKSKGVIVQSVLPFFVVTKLSKIRRATLDKPSPERYVSAELNTVGLQTQTNGYLPHAVMLQLGPAPSYNPPVSNLDCCRRCNLETYKIILIMMMMMMMMRSSCDGITPSRRQILGFHLDDTHTRTHAHTHTHTHTHTPVKTPGEALVVPTWSQGQKPDRRCRS; encoded by the exons ATGTGGTCCAGCGGAGAAGCGGTGTTCGGGGCCGCGGAGACGCCGCTGCTCTGGCTCGGCGCTCTGACCGCGGCCTGGCTGACCGTGTGCACCGCGTACCGGCTGCTGTCCGGGATCCGGGTGTGGGTGCTGGGCAACGGACGGCTCGTGTCACCCACGGAACTGGGGAAATGGGCAG TTGTGACCGGAGCCACAGACGGGATCGGGAAAGCTTACGCGGAGGAG CTCGCCCGCAGAGGCTTCGCCATCGTGCTGATCAGCCGCTCTCAGGAGAAGCTGGATGACGTATCAAAGGCGATCT cgAGCAAATGCGGCGTGGAGACCAAAACGATCGCGGCGGACTTCAGCGGCGTCGACATCTACTCGAAGATCGAAGACGGGCTGGCAGGACTGGAGATCGGAGTGTTGG TGAACAACGTTGGGATATCGTATTCGTACCCCGAGTTCTTCCTCAACGTCCCCAATCTCGACACG TTCATCGACACCATGGTCAACATCAACGTGACGTCCGTGTGCCAG ATGACGCGTCTCGTTTTACCTCGAATGGTGGAAag GAAGAGGGGGGCCATCCTCAACATCTCGTCTGCCAGCGGGATGTACCCCGTTCCCCTCCTCACCGTCTACTCCGCCTCCAAG GCATTTGTGGACTTCTTTTCCCGAGGACTGCAAGCCGAATACAAAAGCAAAGGCGTCATCGTCCAG AGCGTTCTGCCGTTTTTCGTCGTGACCAAGCTGAGTAAGATCCGCCGCGCCACGCTGGACAAGCCGAGTCCGGAGCGCTACGTGTCAGCCGAGCTCAACACGGTGGGCTTACAGACCCAGACCAACGGCTACCTTCCCCACGCCGTCATG TTACAGCTTGGCCCAGCTCCCAGTTATAATCCACCAGTATCTAATTTGGACTGCTGTCGGCGCTGCAATCTGGAAACCtataaaataatactaataatgatgatgatgatgatgatgatgagatcATCTTGCGATGGGATCACGCCGTCGAGACGCCAAATCCTCGGTTTTCATctggacgacacacacacacgcacacacgcacacacacacacacacacacacacacacacacctgtaaaaACGCCCGGTGAAGCCCTCGTTGTGCCGACGTGGTCACAAGGTCAAAAACCAGACCGTCGCTGCcggtcgtaa